A genome region from Setaria italica strain Yugu1 chromosome III, Setaria_italica_v2.0, whole genome shotgun sequence includes the following:
- the LOC101760942 gene encoding 2'-deoxymugineic-acid 2'-dioxygenase, translating into MDKMLHSAPIHTNLPDCFVFPADKRPPATAAVVSLPIIDLSRSRDEVRRAILDAGKEIGFFQVVNHGVSEQAMQDMEAVCQEFFQLPAAEKAELYSEDTQKATRIYSSTMFETGGERYWRDCLRLACSFPVADSPMAWPDKPQRLREVVEKFTVQTRGMGMEILRLLCEGLGLRHDYLEGDISGGDVVLHVNHYPPCPDPSTTLGLPPHCDRNLLTLLLPSMVPGLEVAYYGDWIKVQPVPNAFVVNFGCQLEVVTNGLLKSIEHRVVTNLGVARTTVATFIMPTTDCLIGPAEEFLSEDNPPCYRTLTFGEFKRIYSVVKLGSSLNLTTNLKNVQKET; encoded by the exons ATGGACAAGATGCTCCACTCAGCCCCGATCCACACCAACCTCCCGGACTGCTTCGTCTTCCCAGCCGACAAGCGCCCACCGGcgaccgccgccgtcgtctcccTGCCCATCATCGACCTGTCCCGCAGCCGCGACGAGGTCCGCCGTGCTATCCTCGACGCCGGCAAGGAGATCGGCTTCTTCCAG GTGGTCAACCATGGCGTCTCTGAGCAGGCGATGCAGGACATGGAGGCCGTGTGCCAGGAGTTCTTCcagctgccggcggcggagaaggcggAGCTCTACTCGGAAGACACCCAGAAGGCCACCCGGATCTACTCCAGCACCATGTTCGAGACCGGCGGCGAGAGGTACTGGCGAGACTGCCTCCGCCTTGCTTGCTCCTTCCCCGTCGCCGACAGCCCCATGGCATGGCCGGACAAGCCCCAGAGGCTCCG GGAGGTTGTTGAGAAGTTCACCGTGCAGACGAGGGGCATGGGGATGGAGATACTGCGGCTGCTGTGCGAGGGCCTGGGGCTCCGGCACGACTACCTGGAGGGTGACAtcagcggcggcgacgtggtCCTCCACGTCAACCACTACCCGCCGTGCCCGGACCCGAGCACGACGCTCGGCCTGCCGCCGCACTGCGACAGGAACCTCCTCACCTTGCTCCTCCCAAGCATGGTCCCTGGCCTCGAGGTCGCCTACTATGGCGACTGGATCAAGGTCCAGCCCGTGCCCAACGCCTTCGTCGTCAACTTCGGCTGCCAACTTGAG GTTGTGACCAATGGGCTTTTGAAGAGTATAGAACACCGTGTGGTGACCAACTTGGGGGTGGCGAGGACGACCGTGGCGACGTTCATCATGCCCACCACAGACTGCCTTATCGGCCCCGCGGAGGAGTTCCTCAGCGAGGACAACCCGCCGTGCTACCGCACCCTCACGTTCGGCGAGTTCAAGCGCATCTATAGTGTTGTCAAACTAGGGTCGTCGCTCAATCTCACCACGAACCTCAAGAACGTTCAGAAGGAGACATGA